TTCAATGTCCCTTCTAAGTGAATCTTtaaccgcaaactgagcaggcaaaaggtttctctctaTTATGTGTTCCCAACTGTCCCTGCTCAGGATAACAATCTTCTTCAAAGATGTCTACAGGACACAAGAAGACAACCACACATGGTTTGGTAAagtcaaatgttgctgagttaCTGTAAGTCTCATGTTACTTTGATATTTTGTAATACaaatttaatattaaaataaacccTAAGATTATAGAAAGGAAAACTGTCGTTatctgtaattattttctttttgttaacaGAAAACTTTAAAATTAGATATTGTAGATATACTCAAGTTATTTAGGATTTGTGCTTCCCTTTTATGCTAATTCCGTCTTTAAGCCGTACTGGTTCTAAGTGTTGAATTTTATTTAGTAATGTAATAATTATTTAGTAAACTAATGTAATCATCATCAGATGATAAAGAAATGTGGCCAGTGGCCATATAGCAAACAGTACGGAGGAGTGAGTATGGTCGCTAACGTTTAACTGCTAAATTGTTGATAAACTGTGGTTGTGCACTTCTAACATTTTACTAGCATAATGTAACAACATCACTTCTTCCTAGTACAGCATTGACAACATATACGATAGATACTTACACTTCCTTAAGGTGATCTAAAATTGAATCTTGCGTCATcgcgaacaacaacaacaaaaagaacgTTTGCGATTTAAAACGTTTTGTGTGAATCTTTTTGTCACAAATCTGATTCCATACAGGTGAATCCGTTTGAAGACGGATTCACCTGTATTCCCGCATGGGAATTGGGAATAATCACTGAAATTGAAATACCACAATTAGAGTTTGTGGGGTTCATTCATGTAATCTTCATATGAAAAATTTGCGGTGAATGTGAACgaaataaagaaatatgtgCTTATAAGCACAAGAATGCACATTTACTCCCTCCATCCTATTTCCAGCCTGCTCACACTCAGGACTTTGCGCCTTCCTACCTCTTGTTTCCTGTATGCTGTTTTCTACTTTGCGCCTCATCTTTACATATAATCTTTAAGTTCCAGTCCCTTCAAATTcaagtttcatatttttttttggtaattttgTTGTCCGACTTGCTGTCTTTGCTATGTGAGAAGGTGGTAAGGATGGTCACGCAGCTGACGAACAACAAACCCAGAAATGTAGACCAAGGCATTTCCAACCAGACCACCAAGCAGAGGGGCAGGTAGCTCTGGTCTCAGGTATGTAGGCAAAAGCGACTGATGGAAGCTCATCGGGTTCTTCAGCAGGGGGACATCTCgatttatttccacaaatatCCATGAGATGCAGAAACACAAGGAGAAACACGTGGTAATAGTAATACATCCTTGTCTACAAGAAGctaaagcaacaaaaacagaaaataactaGGAAAGCTTGAAAATAACATGCCATCCATCGGTACCATTTTGATGTCTGGCTACTTGCAGGCCTAAAAAAGGACAGCAAAGCTTTGGAACTGGAAAACTACGAATTACAGTTGCACTCAAATGAATTTGTAAGGACAAATACGGGCAAAATCGTGCTTTGATCTTGGCATTGCGCTCCTTTTTCCAACCGGAAACAATACGGAGTCTTCATACTAACGGGACTGTAAACATTAAAGTAATATCTTAGTTATGAACATTATCAACGTAGTCATGGGTCTTGTATGGTAACTATACGTCTGAGGTTTGTAATATAACAAACCGTATCAAAATCGGTACAATTCAAGGAGTTATGATAACCGTCGACTCCCGGTTAAAGATGGCGGCTCCGCCTGCATGTCATCGACCAGCCAATGCCCTCTCTAGTGTTGATTTATCTCTATGACAACCACAACTCCAACTTCTAGCTCACGTGGTCTGGAATCGGTGACGTCACTTCAACCTCAACGGCATAGACTTTGAAGTCTCGTCGTACACGTTTTAACATCAATTGAATTGCGAGCTCCACGTTATTGTGCTCGTTCGCTTGTGCTTGTGTCATTTAATAGAGTAAAAACACCCTCGTTGGTTTTATTGTTGCGGCGTAAGCTTGTCACTGGCTTCCCAGTCTTGCGTTTAGCTTGTTAGCTGCTAACAAAGAAAGGCGGAAGCGAGCAGCACCTGCAGAGCACAAGTGAGTGTAAAGTGTTGTGAttatcgtgtgaaaatgtgtaaagtCGAAATGCTGAGAGCGCTGCTCAATGAGCGACTGAGCGCAGCCGTGGAAGAAATAGTTGTAGTGTTTGAAAGGACGatagcagagtacgaggaggaactcaGTCGAACAAAAGAGGAGAACGCGCGACAacgtcaactactggacgctgtTTTCAAGACTCAAGGTGGACTGAACAGATCAGGTTTGGTAACTCCTCCCTCCCATTTGTGTAATATACAGTCCCCCACTCCGAAAGTTTTGGAACGGCACGGtccattcctttgtttttgttgtatactggagacatttgggtttcagatcaaaagatgaatatgagacaaaagttcagaattccagcttttattggTGTTTAcgtctagatgtgttaaacaactcgggacggagcaccttttgtttgaagccagccacttttcaagtgaacaaaagtattggaacagacatgattaaattagcTTAACGTGAATAACATTGAATATTAGGTGGCATaatccttacttgcaataactgtatcaagcctgcgacccattgacctgaccagactgttgcattcttcatttgaaatgcttttgcaggcctttactgcagcctctttcagttcttgttagtttctgggggtttctcccttcagtctacTCTTGAGGAGGTAAAacgcatgctctattgggttaaggtccagtgattgacttggccagtctaagaccttccacttttcccccctgatgaagtcctttgttgtgttggcagtgtgttctgggtcattgtcttgttgcatgatgaagcttccaCTGATTAGCCTGAATGCatatttctgtaaattgccagacaaaatggttttggttTTGTACACTTCAGAATtgattctgctgctaccatcacgagttacatcatcaataaagactagtgagcccgttccagaagcaaccatgcaagcccaagccacgACATTACCTCTACCATgcgtcacagatgagcttgtgtgttttggatcataagcagatcctcatcctccatactttggcctttccatcactttggtagaggatCATCTTCGTCTCACCAGTCCATAAAACCTGTTCCAAAACTTATGTAGCTCAtctcttctttgcaaaatccaatctggtcttccgattctttttgaaACTGATGAGTAGTTTGCATCTTGTTTGTATGGCCTGTACCTTTcccccctgccctgtggaggttggcagtgatgtcactgactgttgtctttgggtgttttacagctctcacaatgtttctgtcatcaattgCTGTTGATGCCCTTGGACgacctgtttgatgtctgtttctcagtacaccagtagtatAGCACCAGTAGTACGATCTAATGtgtaagcaatcaatctaaaaagcaacacctgagcaactaaaaacacccatcagtcacatgttccaatacttttgctcacttgaaaagcggGTGGCTGCAAACAAAGGTGctctgagttgtttaacacattcattcattcattttccgttccgcttatcctcactagggccgcgggcgtgttggagcctgtACCAGCTATCTTTAATTGCGCCCATCGTAGTTTCGAGCCCTTTTGATGCCCCTGCTAAAAAAgattgtaattgcctatagatgcgaCAGCATGGTGGCAAAGAACTGTTTTGTCTATATGAAGcgcttcaactcacttcacactGTATCCTTTGCGCCAAGAagccaccagatggtgccaaacCAATACtgtttgttattgctttggccaAAAACAGCTGATTGGGGAGTTCAGTGAATAACACAGGATAGGTTCAAAAAAATATCTAACAAACCATTAAACTGCATGGATTCACTGTAATGTGACTTGGCTGGGCAAAGCTTGACTTTTTcaaaccatgtgtgtttgtcttcttgtgtctgGCAGATGTCAGTGAAGAAGATCTTCATCCTGAGCAACAGGAGTGGAGCTCCAGGGTGGAACAGCACGAGCCAACGCCCtcccacattaaagaggaagaggagggcgaGAGTCTTCAAGGGCCAGAGTTGCCTGTGATTCGTGTCGTCGTAAAAAGTGAAAATCGTCAAAGTGAGGAGAACAGAGGGACGGAGCCTCCGAGCGGCAGCTcgagtcaacacatgacaacggAAGgcgatggagaccactgtggaggatcacaagcagagaGCCGTTTAGTTCCACTATCAGTCAGTGATGACACAATGTCACACTCTCCTGACACTGATGAGGAACACTCTAAAGGAGATGGGCGATGTCACACAGATGACACGTGCTGGAAGTGCTCTCATTGTGACAAAGCCTTCTCTAAGCAGACTGATTTGAAAAAGCACATGCGATGGCACACGGGAGAGAGACCGTTCATGTGCTCAGATTGCGGTCAAACATTCTTGAAGAAAGGACACATGACAACGCACACGAGGACgcacaccggagagaaacctttttcctgctcagtttgcagcAAAAGTTTCAGCGTTCCTTTCGGTTTGGTTCAACACATGAGGACGCACACCGGGGAGAAACCCTTCAGCTGCTCCGTGTGCCACAAGCGATTCGCTTATCAAATCTCCTTGATGAGACATGCCAGCACACACACGGGAGAGAAACCACATTCCTGCTCGGTCTGCAACACAAGTTTTCGGCTTCGGTCAGCACTCATAACGCACATGAGgacgcacactggagagaagccgTTTTCTTGCTCTGTCTGTGACAAAAGTTTTTGTGCCAATTCAACACTGAGGAatcacatgagaacacacactggtgagagtATGTAGCTGTGGTGTTTGTGATTAAACAGGTATCACTTAGAACAGTTAGCATGCTTTTGACATCAACGTAGtgataattttttattattactatttgcGGTTTTGGAACCGACCCTGCATTATATTAAATACTTACTTAGTCACTctttttgtgctcaagccaaagccctgtctaataaaaatgtgtgtttttccaccatcttgtggcacctataGGTATATATAGGTGATGCACCGAAAATGCAAAAAGTGCATTTCGGACTGAAAGACTAAAAGTTACCAAAATATCATAGTTGTGCAAACTCATAGCTTTGGCCAACACACTTTGGCCAACACACGAGCTTGTACACTTAATAATTAAGACATTTTGCTATTAACAACAATACCCATTGGCCTTTGCTGACTGTGGTTGAATTGACTGGGATGtcattatttatgtcattacAGCCTACAGTCATAGTTGGCTAATGACATAGTCGTGCACCATGAATCAACCATGaatgtgaccaaaaaaatgaatgtatttataaCGGCAATAATTTAAATTTGCCTGTTGCAATAAATTGCAGGAACCGCGATGCTTTACCGTCGTCATGCGTGCGGGTGTCCAAACTGCTGCGTCCCAATTGTCGCCCAACCGTGCTGCTTTCCGCCGTTCGGCTACTCAGGTGGAATGCTTGTTCCTTGCGATGTATTTGCCCTGCTGCAGCTACCTATGAGCTACAGCTAACTGAACTAAATATGATGCCGAGCTGCGGAGGTGAAAGAACGCACGCCTCGCGCCCGTTGTCAACACAGCacaagtcactaatcatcgcctccatgacagcggataaactacattttgacaATGATCGTTTTCACGAAGGACAGAGAGTACAAAATGGTAGTCAGACGGCGGTGAAGCCAGTTGCGGAGCTATTGTGACATGAAGTTGCAAAACGCCAAAATAAGTCATcgggtggtacagtacacttgtcacataggccTGGCTGGAACCGGGATATAGCAGACATTAGctaactttgaagagcaaaatagcagaCAAACGACTACGTGTTTGTCGAGTAAAACACTGACATACACGATAACGCTAGACAGCTACATAACAAAGGGACTGAAAACCGGAAATGGTTTCGGTCAAGagttttcatttcggtgcatcactagtaATGACTGTTTATGAGGCATCAATTACTTTTGGATTTTGCTATTCACCAGATGGCTTGGTCCCGACCCCCCTGCGAAGAGAGGATAACACGttcataaatactgtttactgtacatacagtacattctggAGGAAACCAATTGCTGAATTAGACGGTAATGTGTTGAAGTGTACCGAAGGATGGATATGTCTTACATATGGGCTGTAAAAATGTTCTGTGATATATTAACCAGTATTATAGTGAAGTCTTCATTTCATGGGAACACAAATTTATATGGTCTCAGTTTTGGACATATACAACATATTCCTTCGTCGTCTTCAATGTGTCTGTCATGAACAGAAAACTTGTttgtccttttctttttctttttaaataaataagcagCAAGTTCCAATCAGTGTATGCAAGTATTCATAGCAAGGTAACACTTTCATATTGCTATATATTTCTATTGAGTACAATAATGTTTTGGaaccaaaatgtgtgtgtgtgtgtgtgtgggtaggTGTGGTTGGGGGTTAGATTCATTGGATATTTTTATGTGCGAATCAGCATTTACGTCATATATTATTCTAGAACAACACAAATATATGGCATTGTATGTGGTGATTGCACAGATAGGTTGTGATGGTTTATAATTTCAATGAGGTTGACAGTGTCTTGTTTACTTTAGTCGAATACCATCAATATGAATGGAGAACATTGACAGCAAAAGACAAGAGCAAAGAATGAGTTAGGGTCAATTTACAGCATTTCAACAGTTTGCGCGTATTGACAGAATGATGAAAGCTGCAGTATGTTccacaacacacacaggcagTGATATGCAAATGACAATGGGGACAAGAGGAAAACCCACTGGAAGTTACCGGGAAGTAAGCGTATTTACACCAACCAGATCCTCACATACTGcctgatctcggaagctaagcaggatTGGCCCCGGTTGGATGGGAGACCAATAGAAATACCAGGTCGGACAGTgggccaatcacctgctccctTACTGAAACGGCAATTGGGGCCTACTATTCCTCATGGCATTGAGAGCGCTAAGtggatttacagtacattaaaagggCGCATCCAAGAATTTATGTCCAGATTTCCATTCGCCACATGAACGACTGAGCACGAGTGTTGGTTACGTTAAGCAGttgtggcaaaagtactcacacgctgtacttaagtaaaaatacagatacttgtggAAAAAaggactggtaaaagtagaactGATTTAactcctgtacttaagtaaaaaagtacagactcggAAATGTATGCGAGTAcacaagtaatacattttttatttcatccatccatccattttcttccgcttatccgaggtttggtcgcaggggcagtagctttagcagggacgcctagacttccctctccccagccacttcatccagctcttccggggggatcccgaggccagCTGTGAGAcattgtctctccagcgtgtcctgggtcgtacccggggtctcctcccggtgggacgtgcccggaacacctcaccagggaggcgtccgggaggcatccgaatcagatgccccagccacctcaacgacccacagctcgtgaccataggtgagggtgggaacgtagatcgaccggtaaattgagagcttcgcctttcggcttagctccttctttaccacaacggagcgatacaaagtctgcatcacttaGGAGCTAGTAGAAATTTGTACtttcaattatatacaattcacattttgataacttggcacagcgggaaaactgcacacaaaatagttttcctCCTTAATTAACTTACATAGCATTCATACTGAGAAGAACAAGAAATCGGTATCGCATGTTTGATAGGTAGTCAGCGTTAGCTCGACTTTGATGATATGAAAACATGTTCACATGGTCTTGCCACTTGTGAACTGAGTAACAGAAAATGCTAACTTAgctgataattaaaaaaaatacaccttatcTGTATCCGTTCCCCCCGATTTCACAATATCAGAATCTGGTGGTTTGATACAATGCAAATCATCCATTCCTGCTTCAATAAGACCAAGTATGGGGATTATCTCACTTCTCCGAAACTTGCGGAGTTAACGCTCCTTTGTTCACTTCGTCCATGTCGTGACTGTCCCTATTTGTTCCGCCTAATAAGTCCCCGGAATCTCTTTTAATGCTATGTTGTCATCTGGTTGAAAAAGGTACCAAAATAGAAAGTACAGACATCTGTCTTCAAAttatatatgggtcattttcatttaatctctctctctacaaatgcatcttagcgtttccttttcttttacaaatggtcctGTCACTCGAGCTGTCTTTAccattaatgccactggagaaaACCTCAATGTTGTTTCAATACCtcagagggatctgtgatctgaagtgccaggatgaggtaGCCATTTTGCATTGATTTACACATTAGCAGACCAAAAATAAACGCTGGTATTTCTGAGATACGTTATGAATTTTTGAAAGTTCACATGCACGTCTTTACCGTTCAGACAATCGTATAAATACAAAAGTGTAATGGAATTAATGAGTCAtgaggatcatttatgcacttgtatctgcagagtttgaagggcaacacgtcAATCATGTGACACGATTTTTATGAAACGGTTCATGTCTTTACAGTTCTGCACTTTTTGACTTTACCGTTATGGAAGAAGcgtatttcagtgggccaccaccatttgctctgtcattGGGTTCTCTCAACAATGCTGTGGAAGAATTTGAGTCAGGATAAGATTGATGCAAAACGTCATACATTCTAAAGGATGGGTGTTCTTTAATCAGTGCATAGCTTAAGTTACGCAATTACTTTGTCAGTTGTTCAAAGTATTGATTCCATAAAGATTAACCACCATCCGGGAAAGTTTAGCCTTGAAGCTCACTGctgattgtgtttttattgaataaGGCTGTTCTTCATAAATAAAACTTATCGTTTTGATTTTTGTAAATAGTTTAGGAAATGTTGTTGAGATTACATTtgcactgcactgcactgcCATGAATTACtattatggccaaaatgtttaaaatcatcaatagctttttgaaaataaatttaccCATATCAAACCAAGACTGGCATAAAAAaattcctgaaaaaaataaataaaattatttacattttttagcgTTACTATTATGGCCTGACGAAATTGTTTTACACGACATCACAGGGCAGATAGCCACTTGGAAATGTGTGCGTTGATGAATGTATCCTGGGTTACTTCACCACAATTAAGAACAGATGGCTACAATCAGTAAAGGTTGTTGTGTATTCAGGACTCTTACacatttgaaatttaaaattTCTATACTTTTCCCAGACCCTAATTACCAACCTtctcagttaaaaaaataaaataaaaaattgtgtgGCCAGCCTTCGTAACTCGCTATTACACAGGTTAACGACTAATTAAATCACAGCGCTTGAGATTTTAGTGAGTGACGACCAGGAGCGTCACTGGGTGCCGTTTTAGTCACGCCCTAAATAATAAGGAACACTGAAATGGTGAACAATAGTTTACAGtctatctccacaattgagaACTACCTCAGTCATCAAACATGTATaacgtatttagaaacaaatctctgaattcactttacagggtcttacCTTGTGAGATCAATAAACGTCTTCCCTCTCAAACCCAATATTCTTAATTGTATCTACAGATCAGTGGTAATGGTACTGAAAACAAATGCTTTTCTATACAATAGTTTCaattttccatacttttccagaccTGGAAATGTATCAAATCAACATAGTACGCTCCATATTTGCGTAGGAAGCCTGTGGATTATTACACACCAAGGAAATagaaggtttctcaccagtgtatCTACTCATGTACCGAATCAGAACCCAATCCTAAAATTTGTGTCGTTGATTGAGCGGTAAATGTATATCCAGgatgtgtttttgtatgtgCTCTCAAATTTCCCCTTTGAGAGaaacttttaccacaaactaggcaggaaaaaggtttctccccagtgtgtttTCTCATGTGTTGAACCAGTAGTGAGCGGACATGAAAACGTGTGTTGCAGACTGAGCAGGAAaacggtttttctccagtgtgtgttcttgtgtgtgttgtcaaacTTCCCTTTTGAGTGAAACATTTCCCACAATGTGAGCAgctaaaaggtttttctcctgtgtgacATCTCATGTGTCTTTCCAAGGTGGACCTGTTGATAAAGACTTTCCCACATTGAGAACATGTTACGTGCTTGAGAACAATGCGACATGTCTTATCCCCTTTAGAGTGTTCATCATCATGAGTGTTAGGAGAGTGTGACGTTCCATAGTCACAATCTGATTGTGAAACTAATTGGCTGTCTGCTTGGGATCCTCTGCAGTGGTCTTCTTCTACATCATCCTCACTCTTCACAATGACACCAGTGAATGGCAACTTGGTTACAttagcctcctcctcctctttgccATGGGAGGACTCTGGCTCCTCATCTTCGTACTTAATGTGGGGGCATTCTGGGTCCCGCTGCTCCAACGCGGTGCTCCAGTTCTGCAGTTTAGGAGGAGGATCTTCACTGAAGTCTGCGGGACACAAGAAGACAAGCACGTGGTTTGGTCAAATCAAGCTTTGCTCAGTCAAGTCACATTACCATGGAGCCTCTAAATGTGAACAATACAGTAGACTGCAGAGAAGGACAAACAGAAGCTGTTGCAGGATAGCTAGCGCACACCACCACCTAAATATTAGCTCTTCTACCTGAACCACTACAAAccttatacagtgggtatagaaagtattcagacccccttacatttttcactctttgttatattgcagccatttgctaaaatcctttttagttcatttttccccTAAATGTACAacacacagaaccccatatattgacagaaaaaaaaaaaagaattgttgacatttttgcaatttattaaaaaaggaaaactgaaatatcacacagccataagtattcagaccctttgctcagtatttagtagaaggacCATTTTGATCTCATACACccatgaattttttttgggaatgatgcaacaagtttttcacacctggatttggggattctgtcccattcctccttgcagatcctctccagttctgtcaggttggatggtgaacgttagtgggcagccattttcaggtctttccagagatgctcaattgggttgaagtcagggctctggctgggccattcaagaacagtcaaggagttgttctgaagccactccttcgttagtttagctgtgtgcttatggtcattgtcttgttggaagttgaaccttcagcccagtctgagatcctgagcactctggagaagatttTCGTCCAGAATATCCCCGTACtttgccgcattcatctttccttcgattgcaaccagtcgtccttgtccctgcagctgaaaaacacacccacagcatgatgtcgccaccaccatgcttcactggt
This sequence is a window from Phycodurus eques isolate BA_2022a chromosome 2, UOR_Pequ_1.1, whole genome shotgun sequence. Protein-coding genes within it:
- the LOC133399024 gene encoding oocyte zinc finger protein XlCOF22-like isoform X2 — protein: MCKVEMLRALLNERLSAAVEEIVVVFERTIAEYEEELSRTKEENARQRQLLDAVFKTQGGLNRSDVSEEDLHPEQQEWSSRVEQHEPTPSHIKEEEEGESLQGPELPVIRVVVKSENRQSEENRGTEPPSGSSSQHMTTEGDGDHCGGSQAESRLVPLSVSDDTMSHSPDTDEEHSKGDGRCHTDDTCWKCSHCDKAFSKQTDLKKHMRWHTGERPFMCSDCGQTFLKKGHMTTHTRTHTGEKPFSCSVCSKSFSVPFGLVQHMRTHTGEKPFSCSVCHKRFAYQISLMRHASTHTGEKPHSCSVCNTSFRLRSALITHMRTHTGEKPFSCSVCDKSFCANSTLRNHMRTHTGESM
- the LOC133399024 gene encoding oocyte zinc finger protein XlCOF22-like isoform X1 — protein: MCKVEMLRALLNERLSAAVEEIVVVFERTIAEYEEELSRTKEENARQRQLLDAVFKTQGGLNRSDVSEEDLHPEQQEWSSRVEQHEPTPSHIKEEEEGESLQGPELPVIRVVVKSENRQSEENRGTEPPSGSSSQHMTTEGDGDHCGGSQAESRLVPLSVSDDTMSHSPDTDEEHSKGDGRCHTDDTCWKCSHCDKAFSKQTDLKKHMRWHTGERPFMCSDCGQTFLKKGHMTTHTRTHTGEKPFSCSVCSKSFSVPFGLVQHMRTHTGEKPFSCSVCHKRFAYQISLMRHASTHTGEKPHSCSVCNTSFRLRSALITHMRTHTGEKPFSCSVCDKSFCANSTLRNHMRTHTDGLVPTPLRREDNTFINTVYCTYSTFWRKPIAELDGNVLKCTEGWICLTYGL
- the LOC133399031 gene encoding zinc finger protein 184-like produces the protein MCKVEMLKALLNQRLSAAVDEIFVVFERTIAEYEEELSRTKEQNERQRHLLDAAFKQPQNGEDFSEDPPPKLQNWSTALEQRDPECPHIKYEDEEPESSHGKEEEEANVTKLPFTGVIVKSEDDVEEDHCRGSQADSQLVSQSDCDYGTSHSPNTHDDEHSKGDKTCRIVLKHVTCSQCGKVFINRSTLERHMRCHTGEKPFSCSHCGKCFTQKGSLTTHTRTHTGEKPFSCSVCNTRFHVRSLLVQHMRKHTGEKPFSCLVCGKSFSQRGNLRAHTKTHPGYTFTAQSTTQILGLGSDSVHE